A single genomic interval of Oryza sativa Japonica Group chromosome 7, ASM3414082v1 harbors:
- the LOC4343167 gene encoding uncharacterized protein, whose translation MPPPVPPEERRKPSPAESRQWTQRFFQVLGAGEPLPAPAELPAAYSALVRGVLSSAAVSSSASPRVSCTLTVSPAAVNGYNTLHGGMVAAVAEAVGMACARAAAGDKEMFLGELSTAYLSAARLNSEVEVEAQILRKGRSVVVTTVEFRLKDTKKLCYSSRATIYIMPVVSL comes from the exons atgccgccgcccgtgccgccgGAGGAGCGGCGGAAGCCTTCGCCGGCGGAGTCCCGCCAGTGGACGCAGCGCTTCTTCCAGGTCCTCGGCGCCGGGGAGCCCCTCCCGGCCCCCGCGGAGCTCCCCGCTGCCTACTCCGCGCTCGTCCGCGgcgtcctctcctccgccgccgtctcctcctccgcctccccgcgCGTCTCCTGCACGCTCAccgtctcccccgccgccgtt AACGGGTACAACACGCTCCACGGCGGCATGGTGGCGGCCGTGGCGGAGGCCGTCGGGatggcgtgcgcgcgcgccgcggccggcgacaAGGAGATGTTCCTCGGCGAGCTCAGCACCGCCTATCTCTCCGCCGCCCGACTCAAT TCCGAAGTGGAAGTTGAAGCGCAGATACTCAGGAAGGGCAGATCCGTGGTGGTTACTACGGTTGAGTTTAGGCTCAAGGATACCAAGAAGCTCTGCTATTCATCTCGAGCCACCATCTACATCATGCCTGTGGTGAGCCTGTGA
- the LOC107276146 gene encoding LOW QUALITY PROTEIN: 5-pentadecatrienyl resorcinol O-methyltransferase (The sequence of the model RefSeq protein was modified relative to this genomic sequence to represent the inferred CDS: inserted 1 base in 1 codon), producing the protein MEKEQQAGHGKLPHEQLLLQASTELMNLSLGYARSMALGCAAKLGVADAIHRAGGRATLHDLHAALSLHPTKLPFLRRVMRVLVASGVFAQVEEEEEEEDHYRLTPVSSLLVTAGDGRGRSLLPLVLFQLSPLCVTPATSMAEWLRSGGEEETAFEMVHGVGLWGACSRAPDLGEHFNDAMAADSRFIMDMAINGSGRQVFDKITSMVDVAGGTGAAARAVAAAFPHIKCTVLDLPHVIDSIPADHGDVVQFVAGDMMDFIPKADALLLKFVLHDWSDEDCIKILKRCKEAIIPSRAAGGKIIILDVVVGSSSEAICQGTQQLFDLIISVXEEEWCKIFKEAGFTKYKISPVLGFRSIIEVFL; encoded by the exons ATGGAGAAAGAGCAGCAAGCCGGCCATGGCAAGCTCCCTCACGAGCAGCTGTTGCTGCAAGCCAGCACGGAGCTCATGAACCTCAGCCTGGGCTACGCCAGGTCCATGGCCCTCGGGTGCGCCGCCAAGCTCGGCGTCGCCGACGCTAtccaccgcgccggcggccgcgccacCCTCCACGACCTGCACGCCGCGCTGTCCCTCCACCCGACCAAGCTCCCCTTCCTGCGCCGCGTCATGCGCGTGCTGGTCGCCTCGGGCGTCTTCGCGcaggtcgaggaggaggaggaggaggaggatcacTACCGCCTCACGCCCGTGTCGTCCCTGctcgtcaccgccggcgacggcagagGCAGGAGCCTCCTGCCGCTGGTGCTCTTCCAGCTCTCGCCGCTATGCgtgacgccggcgacgagcatGGCCGAGTGGCtcaggagcggcggcgaggaggagacggcgtTCGAGATGGTGCACGGCGTGGGATTGTGgggcgcctgcagccgcgcccCGGATCTCGGTGAGCACTTCAACGACGCCATGGCGGCTGACTCGCGGTTTATCATGGACATGGCCATCAACGGCTCGGGCCGCCAGGTGTTCGACAAGATCACCTCGATGGTGGATGTCGCGGGTggcaccggcgcggcggccagggcggtggccgccgcgttCCCGCATATCAAGTGCACCGTGCTGGACCTTCCTCACGTGATCGATTCCATCCCGGCTGATCATGGCGATGTTGTTCAGTTTGTTGCAGGTGATATGATGGATTTCATCCCCAAAGCAGATGCCCTCCTGCTTAAG TTTGTGCTACATGATTGGAGTGATGAGGACTGCATAAAGATACTAAAACGATGCAAAGAAGCAATTATTCCTTCTAGAGCTGCAGGAGGAAAGATCATCATTTTAGATGTTGTAGTTGGATCTTCTTCTGAAGCAATATGCCAAGGAACCCAACAATTGTTTGATCTGATTATTTCGG ACGAGGAAGAGTGGTGCAAGATATTCAAGGAGGCAGGATTCACTAAATACAAGATTAGCCCAGTGTTAGGTTTTCGATCCATTATCGAAGTATTTCTATAG
- the LOC4343168 gene encoding DNA-directed RNA polymerases II, IV and V subunit 6A codes for MAEDDYNDMDMGYEDEPPEPEIEEGAEEEPENNNEDAVDDVVGAEDDKEQEKTARPRKTSKYMTKYERARILGTRALQISMNAPVMVELEGETDPLEIAMKELRARKIPFTIRRYLPDGSYEDWGVDELIVEDSWKRQVGGG; via the exons ATGGCGGAGGACGACTACAACGACATGGACATGGG GTACGAGGATGAGCCCCCAGAACCTGAGATTGAG GAAGGAGCTGAGGAAGAGCCTGAGAATAACAATGAGGATGCTGTGGATGATGTGGTTGGGGCTGAAGATGACAAGGAGCAGGAAAAGACGGCTCGTCCACGGAAAACATCAAAGTATATGACAAAATACGAGCGTGCACGCATTCTTGGTACACGTGCCTTGCAGATAAG CATGAATGCTCCTGTTATGGTCGAGCTTGAAGGGGAGACTGATCCACTTGAG ATTGCCATGAAAGAATTGAGAGCACGCAAGATCCCTTTCACAATCAGGCGGTATTTACCTGATGGAAG CTATGAGGACTGGGGAGTTGATGAGCTCATTGTAGAGGACTCCTGGAAACGGCAAGTTGGTGGGGGCTAA
- the LOC107281617 gene encoding non-specific lipid-transfer protein Cw18, producing MAATGWFLAAAVAAMAVVACFAATSSSSSSQLHCGTVTSLLSGCAAFVRGHGGGAQLPSPGTPCCDGVAGLYAVAADSADNWRAVCRCMARLVRRHSSNASAIALLPGVCGVVSPWTFAAGNTNSNRPYCRSLP from the exons ATGGCGGCCACGGGGTGGTTTCTAGCGGCAGCAGTAGCCGCCATGGCCGTCGTCGCCTGCTTCGCTGcgacgtcgtcatcgtcgtcgtcgcagctgCACTGCGGCACGGTGACGTCGCTGCTGTCGGGCTGCGCGGCGTTCGTCcgcgggcacggcggcggcgcccagctGCCGTCGCCGGGCACGCCGTGCTGCGACGGGGTGGCCGGGCTGTACGCCGTGGCCGCCGACTCCGCGGACAATTGGCGCGCCGTGTGCCGCTGCATGGCGAGGCTGGTACGGCGGCACAGCTCCAACGCGTCCGCCATCGCGCTGCTGCCCGGCGTCTGCGGCGTCGTCTCGCCCTGGACGTTCGCCGCGGGGAACACCAATAGTAATCGTCCCTACTGCAGAAG CCTCCCCTGA